Within Mongoliitalea daihaiensis, the genomic segment TACGCATCAATCCTGTGAGAACCAAAGATTTTAACTGGGATATCACCACCACCTACACTCGCATTAGAAACGAAGTATTGGAAGTGGTAGGAGAGCAAGTGGTACTTCCAGGAAGTTTTGGTACTTCGGTGGTTAGAGCTGGAGAACCTATTGGAGTCTTTTTCCAAGGGTTTTATGCCAGGGATGCGAATGGAAATATTGCACTGAATGCCGATGGTTTTCCATTTAGAGGGGTAACGGAAGAGGGAAGAAATGTAAAAGTAATCGGTGATCCAAACCCGGATTGGTTTGGTTCGGTCATCAATGATTTCAGCTATAAAAATTTCTCATTCAGAATGCAGTGGGATGCTGTGATCGGTTTTGATGTATTCAATTGGAACAGGAGATTGTTGGATAATGCCTTGTTTGGAGGAGGCGTAAATGCTGGACGGGAACTGTTGGGAGAAATCCCGAAAGGAACAGGAGGAGTGCAAGCAGGTATTTTTGAAGAGTTTGTGGAAGATGGTTCCTTTGTCAAATTACGGGAATTGGCCATCGGGTATAATTATAAACCTCGTGGAAATGGTATCCAAAATGTACGCTTCAGCCTTATTGGTAGAAATATTCTTTCGATTGATAATTATACTGGTTGGGATCCTGAAATCAATACGCCGGGACAAAGCAATGGAGTCAGAGGTTTTGACTTTGGTGGGGTTCCAATTCCGAGAACCATTCAGTTGGGTGTAAATCTGACTTTCTAATGATAATCAAGAAATTCAATGATCAAAAATTTCAATATATGAAACGATCTCAACATACATTGGCAGCTCTATTCCTAAGCCTGATTTTGGTGATAGGCGTCAGCTGCGAAACCGAATTTACGAATCCCAATGCACCCACAGATGCACAGGTGCTCAACTCAAGGGAGGGTCTGTTTGCACTTGGCGTGGGAATCAAACAAGTGTATTCCACATCTGGCATTCGATTTATGGTAGAAAATAATGCAGTAACCACACGAGAAGCTGCCATTACGACGACTTTTATCAATATGATAGAATTGGAGGAAGGTGGAGATGCCTTGCAGGACTTCAATGCCAACGTGGAAGGCCTTTGGGCTACCATGTTGCGGGTAATGTCCATGAGCGAAGATTTGATTCAAGGGGCTGAGCGAGTTGATTTAGCACCAAGTACACGAGCAAATCTAATTGCCTATGGCTCTTGGTTTAAGGCGATGGCTATTGGCGCATTGACCCAAAACTATAGCCAAGTAGTTATTCAGACCAATCGAAACAATCAAGCACAGTTTGTTACAAGAGAACAGGCCTATCAAGAAGCTATCCGCCTATTGGAAGTGGCAAGAACCAACCTTGCAGGAGATATCAGTACGGAGTTTAGCAATGCCCTGCTTCGTGGCAATATTGACATACGAAATGCTGTCAATGCGTATTTAGCCCGATTCAATTTATTTGCTGGGAATTATGATGCTGCGATTACAGCGGCTAATGCAGTGAATAGAGCATCTACTTCCGTATTTGCATACGATCAATTGAATCAGAACCCGGTGTGGGCACGTGTTTTCTTAAACAATGCTCCTAATTTTAGACCACGAGATAATTTTGGTCTACCGGCTATTTTCAATTTGGACCCAGCCGATGGAAGGTTTGAGTTTTACTTAGTCCCTTCTGAGGCGGTCAATATCAACGGATTCCCCTTAGAAACATTGGCAGGATTTTTCACTACAGATACGGGTCCGATTCCTGTGTATTTGCCTGGTGAAATGCCTCTCATCATTGCAGAAGCAAATTTGAGAAAGCCTTCTCCGGATATGGCGGCAGCAGTAGCTGCGATCAATGAAGTGCGAACCAAGACTAATGATCCATTTGGAATCAATGCTGGCCTTAGTCCATACACTGGTGCAATGACCATCGAAGCTTTATTAAATGAAGTGTATGTCAATAGAAGGTTGGAATTGTTCCTAACAGGGGTGAGTTTGGCCGATAGTAGAAGATTCAATCGTCCTGCTCCAACGGGTTCTCGACAGTTTCAAGAAGAAAGAAATAGAAATTTCTATCCTTTCCCCTTACGTGAACGAAACAACAACCCGAACACACCAGCCAATCCACCTATTTAACCTTTGTTAATAAAGAAGCTACTTTGAAAAGAGTAGCTTTTTTTATGCCTTTAATCATACCTTCATATAAATACAAAGTCTAATGAGTCAAACAATTGAAAGCTGGAAGGCAAATGCAAAGGAGTGGATTCATATTGTGCATACCAACAGCATTCCTTCAAGGGCAATCACCAATCCAGCCATCATGGCAACAGTGCTACAAAGCTGCCATGGGAAGAGTGTCCTAGATCTTGGTTGTGGAGAGGGATGGCTTTGCCGCGCACTGCAAAAGGAGGGTTTACGGACCTTTGGCATTGATGGTACATGGGACTTAATTGAAGCGGCTAAAAAACAGGGTTTGTCAGACTCTTTTGAATGCTTGAGTTTTGAAGAGATCATTGCTTGGTCCAAAAAGAAAATCACATATCCATTGTTGGATCAATTGGCTAATCAGCCTTTCGATGGCTTGATATTTAATTTTTGCTTGTATGGGGATGTTGATTCGGAAGCACTGCTGCGTGCAGTACAACCGTTGGTAAGGCAAGATGGAAAAGTCTACATCCAAACCCTCCATCCCTTAGCGATGCTTGCAATGGGGTTGCGGTATGAAAGTCAGTGGATGGCAGATGCTTGGAAAGGATTGCCTGGGAATTTCACAAATGGACATCCTTGGTATGCCCGTACGCTACAGGACTGGATGTTGCTTTTTAGAAATTCTGGTTTTCAATTACAGCAGTTGTTAGAGCCACAAGGAAAGGAGCTTAACCAACCCTCCAGTATAATCTTTGTACTCTCGAGTCTGCCAAAGTAAAAGTGTTTGTCAGATTCCAGTGAGTGGGAATAACAAAAAGCCAGTCCTAATTTCGGACTGGCTTTTATGTTTAAAGGATTGAATTCTTAGAAATTTATGGTGACTGCGCTCGAACAATTGTTGCTTCCAGCTTCACAAACGGTGTAAGTTAATGATCCACCACCTCTAAAGTTGGTCTGATCTGTGTAGCTGCCAGAATTGCTGACTGTTGCAATTTTAGTACCATTTCGGAAGATGTCTACTTGTGCACTAGCCGCACCTGACCAGCTTAAAGAAGCTCTCCAACGTCCTTGTACTTTTGTACCTGAACCGCTCAGCTGAATACCGTCAGCAGGCTCCTCAGGCTCTGGTTCTGGATCTGGAGTTGGATTTTCAGGTTCTGGCTCTGGATCAGGAGTAGTGCTGCCACTTCCCAAGGAATACAACATATGGTTATTTACAGAACTTGAATTAGTTACAACATTCTTGGTAGAGGTTTCAGTTAAGAAATTATAAACTGCTTGAGCACTAGCTGAAGGACTTCCTTGCAAGAATAAGGCTGCTACACCAGCTACGTGAGGAGAGGCCATGGATGTTCCAGAAATCGTATTGATAGCTGTAGAACTTGTATGCCAAGCAGCTGTAATAGATGAACCTGGAGCAAAAATGTCCACGCAATTTCCAAAGTTGGAGAAAGAAGAGCGAGTGTCATTGTTAACGGTGGAACCCACAGTATAGGCTCTAGGAGCTCCAGCAGGAGATGCATTGCATGCATTGGCATTGCTGTTTCCAGCGGCCACTATCACAGGAACCCCTGCATCGTACATTCTGGCAACCGCATCATTTACAGAAGTACTGCTACCGCCACCTAAAGACATGTTTGCTACAGTAGGCCCATTTGCTTGCGCTGCTACCCAGTCCATACCAGCGATCACACCACTAAAAGAACCTGAACCTCTGCAATCCAATACGCGCACACCAACCAAGGTTACATTTTTTGCAACGCCATAGGTGGTACCACCTACGGTCCCTGCCACGTGAGTTCCGTGACCATTGCAATCTTCTGAATTACCTCCAAATGCATCGAAGCCTCTTTGAGCTCTTCCGCCAAATTCCACATGATCGGTACGAATACCTGTATCGATAATATATGCTGTTACTCCTTGACCTGTGGAAGTGTAGGTATATGTACCATTTAAAGGTAGGCTACGCTGATCGATTCTATCCAAACCCCAGGTAGCATTCGTTTGGGTAGTTGAATAAGCGTGTACATACCCATCTTGCTCGATATAATGTACTGCTGGATCATTTTTTAATAAAGCTACCTGATTATCTGTTAAGGAAACAGCAAATCCAGGCATCAAGTTACCAAATACTACATCTACTGCTTCATCCGCAACATCATAGCGGGATAAGATACCACTAGCAACTTCACGCATACCTGCTTGTACAAGCTCATAGTTGTCAGATTTTCTAAAATTCAAGGTTTCCTCATGGAGGACTACAATGTATTTGCCTGGAATGGGACCTTCCAGTTTGTCGATAGATGCCATGTCTGCATCAAGAATCATGGATCGGTCTTCTTGTTTTTCCTGACAAGAAGCTGCGAGAAAGACCAAACCAAGAAGAAATGCTCCCCATTTGGTTGGCCATTGAGCGTATTTTTTTGTAAACATAAATAGATTGATGGTTATAAATTTATAAAATGAATTTTCGATTATAGCGAATAAAATTTTTAAAAACAAAAAATAAAGTTTGGTTAATTTTAATTTCAATAGCTTATTCAGTCTAATATATGGTCAAATTCTTTTTTTTTAGTTTAAAATGCAAGTAGATACTTTTATCTTTTCTTCAGAAGTAGAAAAAACTTGTAAAATAAAATGGCAAAATTCAATTATTTAAAGCAACACACATGTGAATGCTTTTAGAGTTTTATTTTTCCATCCAAAGCAATGTAAAATTTCGTATTTTTGACCTGCGAAAAAAAATAAACCAAAGATCCGTACTTTCGGGTCTGACTTAAAGATTGGCTTTGAAATAAGAAAATAATTTACATTCATTCATACAAGCTGTTTAGACAGTAGCAAAAAAAAAGATACCATTGAAAATACTCACATTAGACGTAGGCGGAACCAATATTAAAGCAAAAATTGAAGGACCGGAAGATCGGAGAAAGTTTCCTTCCGGCACACATATCACACCCGAAATCATGGTTTCCGGAGTTCAGGAAATGGTCAGCGATTGGGAATTTGACGTCATATCTATCGGATTTCCCGGGATCATTAAGGGAGGAAAAATCATCAACGAACCAGCAAATTTGGGCAATGGATGGGCAGGATTTGATTTTGAAAAAACTTTTGGCAAACCTGTCAAATTAATGAACGATGCAGCTATGCAGGCCTTGGGGTCCTATCAAGGATCAGGAGTCTTATTGTTTTTAGGATTGGGAACCGGTTTGGGTTCAGCGGTGGTGGTTGATGGCACTGTGCTCCCGATGGAATTGGCACATTTGAGTTATAGAAGCGGCACATTTGAAGACTATGTAGGTTTCCGTGGGATGGAAAAATATGGAAAAGAAGAATGGCAGCAGCATGTCTTTGCGGTGGTAGAGCGATTCAAAGCAGCTTTTCTTCCGGATGATATTGTTTTGGGTGGTGGCAAATCCAAGTACTTGACAGAAGTGCCCCAAGGCTGTAGACTGGGTAACAATAAGCTTGCCTATGAGGGCGGTTTCAGACTATGGACCTAAGCATGGTAAGGGTATTTGCTGTACTTTTCTTCCTCTTAGCTATTCAGGCGCAGGCACAAGAGGTCAAGTTTGGATTGGGGGTAGGGCAGGCCCTGATCAAAGGAGAAC encodes:
- a CDS encoding RagB/SusD family nutrient uptake outer membrane protein, coding for MKRSQHTLAALFLSLILVIGVSCETEFTNPNAPTDAQVLNSREGLFALGVGIKQVYSTSGIRFMVENNAVTTREAAITTTFINMIELEEGGDALQDFNANVEGLWATMLRVMSMSEDLIQGAERVDLAPSTRANLIAYGSWFKAMAIGALTQNYSQVVIQTNRNNQAQFVTREQAYQEAIRLLEVARTNLAGDISTEFSNALLRGNIDIRNAVNAYLARFNLFAGNYDAAITAANAVNRASTSVFAYDQLNQNPVWARVFLNNAPNFRPRDNFGLPAIFNLDPADGRFEFYLVPSEAVNINGFPLETLAGFFTTDTGPIPVYLPGEMPLIIAEANLRKPSPDMAAAVAAINEVRTKTNDPFGINAGLSPYTGAMTIEALLNEVYVNRRLELFLTGVSLADSRRFNRPAPTGSRQFQEERNRNFYPFPLRERNNNPNTPANPPI
- a CDS encoding class I SAM-dependent methyltransferase; the encoded protein is MSQTIESWKANAKEWIHIVHTNSIPSRAITNPAIMATVLQSCHGKSVLDLGCGEGWLCRALQKEGLRTFGIDGTWDLIEAAKKQGLSDSFECLSFEEIIAWSKKKITYPLLDQLANQPFDGLIFNFCLYGDVDSEALLRAVQPLVRQDGKVYIQTLHPLAMLAMGLRYESQWMADAWKGLPGNFTNGHPWYARTLQDWMLLFRNSGFQLQQLLEPQGKELNQPSSIIFVLSSLPK
- a CDS encoding S8 family peptidase, with translation MFTKKYAQWPTKWGAFLLGLVFLAASCQEKQEDRSMILDADMASIDKLEGPIPGKYIVVLHEETLNFRKSDNYELVQAGMREVASGILSRYDVADEAVDVVFGNLMPGFAVSLTDNQVALLKNDPAVHYIEQDGYVHAYSTTQTNATWGLDRIDQRSLPLNGTYTYTSTGQGVTAYIIDTGIRTDHVEFGGRAQRGFDAFGGNSEDCNGHGTHVAGTVGGTTYGVAKNVTLVGVRVLDCRGSGSFSGVIAGMDWVAAQANGPTVANMSLGGGSSTSVNDAVARMYDAGVPVIVAAGNSNANACNASPAGAPRAYTVGSTVNNDTRSSFSNFGNCVDIFAPGSSITAAWHTSSTAINTISGTSMASPHVAGVAALFLQGSPSASAQAVYNFLTETSTKNVVTNSSSVNNHMLYSLGSGSTTPDPEPEPENPTPDPEPEPEEPADGIQLSGSGTKVQGRWRASLSWSGAASAQVDIFRNGTKIATVSNSGSYTDQTNFRGGGSLTYTVCEAGSNNCSSAVTINF
- a CDS encoding ROK family protein; translated protein: MKILTLDVGGTNIKAKIEGPEDRRKFPSGTHITPEIMVSGVQEMVSDWEFDVISIGFPGIIKGGKIINEPANLGNGWAGFDFEKTFGKPVKLMNDAAMQALGSYQGSGVLLFLGLGTGLGSAVVVDGTVLPMELAHLSYRSGTFEDYVGFRGMEKYGKEEWQQHVFAVVERFKAAFLPDDIVLGGGKSKYLTEVPQGCRLGNNKLAYEGGFRLWT